AGGGCAATTTTGCCAGAGGTGTTTGGGCATCCAACAGTTTGGAACAACGGGGATTCAGCGGCCCTTGGAAACCGAGGCGGATGGCTTTGAGCATATAAATGGCCGTGAGCACGACGCCCAGGACAGCCAGGACGGTATATAAACGGTATTGGTCCCACGCGCCTAAGAGGATCATGATCTCCGAGACAAAATTCGCGAATCCGGGTACGCCCGCGGAGGCGAGGGCTGCCATGGCAAAACACGTGGCCACAAACGGCATCTGTTTGGCCAGGCCGCCCCATTCATCCAAATTGCGGGTCCTGGTTTGATCGGCGATAAATCCGGTCAACGCGAAGGCGAGCGCCGCCATGATGCCGTGGGCGAACATCAAAAACACCACACCGTTAATGCCGATCACATTAAAACAGGCCAGGCCCAGCAGGATGTAGCCCATGTGGCTGCAGCTGGAATACCCCAAAATATATTTGAGGTCCCGCTGGGTCAGGGCGACTAATCCGCAGAAAAGGATATTGACGACGGCCAGGGCGGCGATGACGGGCATCCAGGTATGGGCGGCCTCGGGCATCAATTGAATGGCGAAGCGGATAATGGCATAAGCGCCCATTTTTTTGAGCACACCGGCGTGCAGCATGCTGATGGCTGTGGGCGCTTCCGCATACCCCACCGGAGCCCAGGTATAAAAAGGCCAGAGGGTCAGCGTTACGCCAAATCCGACGACGATCAGAGGGAAGACCCAGTTTTGAACGCTGATCGGCAAAGGATTGGCTGCTAAATACTGCTGGATTTGGACCAGATCAAATGTCTGCAAGCCGGTCGCAAGATATAAGGCAATGAGCCCGATCAGGGCCAGGGTCGCGCCGGCGATCAGATAAAGGGTCAATTTCATGGCGGCGTATTCACGACGCTCGGACCCCCAAATGGCGATCATTAAAAAGACCGGGATGGCCGCGACTTCGTGGAAGAAATAGAAAAAGAAAATATCCAGGGAGAGGAAGGCGCCGTAGGTGCCGATGACTGTGATCAATAAAAGGATGTAATATTCTTTGACCCGCTCCTTGATGGAGCCGCTGACGAGGAGGGCGGCGAAAGAAACGACCCCTAAGAGCAGCAAGAGCAGGGAATTGATCCCGTCGACCCCGACATGGTATGAGATGCCGAGCGGGGCGACCCAGGGGATTTTCTGAACGAATTGAAAACCGCCTGCCGCGTGATCGTAAGCAGCCAACACCCAAACAGATAAAAGGAAAGGCAGAAGCACGGCAGCCGTAGAGATCCTGCGGATCGAAGAGGTCTTGTCAGACCCGACCATGAAAAGCAGGCCTAAGCCCGCCAAGGGCAGTAAAAGGATCCAGGAAAGATCAGGAACCATCATAATTGTATGACCAGCGCAAAAAACAGGGCAATGACGCCCAGAACAAAAATCAAAGCATAGAATTGGACCAGACCGGTTTGCAGATAGCGAAGGGTCCTGCCGCCGGCTTTTGCCGCAGCTGTCAGGCCATGAACTCCGAAGCCCACAATGAAAGTTTTTTCAAACCACGATAAAAGGACGGCAAAGCTTTGCTGGACGCGGTCCACATACCACCCGTAGACAACGTCAAAATAGTATTTATTTTTTAAAACAGAATAGAAGGATCCGAGTTTTGTTTCCAGCGGGTCGCGGCTGGGGTGCTTGCTGTAGATCATATACGAGAGCCCTAACCCTAACACGGCAACCAAGGAAGAGATTAAAGCGACCCTCATATTAAGTCCTTCGTGCGCTTCCTGCGGATACAGGAAGTTGGGAATACCGATAAAACCTCCGACGACCGAAAGAATGGCTAAAAAGATCAAAGGGTAGGTCATCACCGCCGGGGACTCATGGGCGTGATCAGACGCGGCGGGCTTGCCCTGAGCAACGTCGAAGGGCTTGCTCCAAAAGGCGGTCCAGAACAGGCGGCCCATGTAAAAAGCAGTCAACAGCGACGTGACCGTCGCCATCCAATAGAGCAGGACATTGTGTTGTGATGCCAGGGCCAGGATCTCGTCCTTGCTCCAAAAACCGCTTAAAGGAAAGATACCGCACAAAGCGAGCGTTCCGATCATGAAGGTGACGCCGGTGATGGGCATTTTTGCCAAAAGCCCGCGCATGTTCCAGATATTCTGCTCGTGATGAAGAGCACAGAGCACGCTACCGGCACCCAAAAAGAGCAGGGCCTTGAAAAAGGCATGGGTCGTTAAATGATACATGCCTTGCATGGGGCCGGACAAGCCCAAAGCCATGACCATCAGACCCAATTGGCTAAGCGTTGAATAGGCGAGGATGCGCTTAATATCATTTTCAACAATGGCGAGGGTCGCGGCCAACAGCGCCGTGATCCCGCCGACATAGGCAATGACGGTGAGCGCCGCGGTCAAGGGCTCAAAAATAAAGAACGTGCGCGCCAACAGATAAATACCTGCCGCCACCATCGTTGCCGCGTGAATGAGCGCGCTGACGGGCGTGGGGCCCTCCATAGCATCCGGCAGCCACACGTGCAAGGGGACCTGGGCGGATTTACCGACGACACCGCAGAACAGCAGCAATGCGGCCACCATCAGCAGATGAGGGTCTAAATGAGGAACAGCCCGGGCCAGGTCCGTAAAAACAAAACTGCGGCCGTGGCCGATATCGGAGATGCTCCACAACAAAAGGATCCCGCAGAGAAATCCAAAATCCGCAAAGCGATTGACCATGAACGCCTTGACCCCGGCATCCGCGGCAGAGGGCTTGTGATACCAGAAACCGATGAGCAGATAGGAGCTTAAGCCCACCAGTTCCCAGGAGATGAACAGTTGAATCAAGTTGTTGGCCAGGACAATGCCTGTCATGGAGAAGGCGAACAAACTCAAGAACGCGAAGAACCTGGGGCTGCCCGGGTCCTCGGCCATATAGCCCCTGGAATAGATAAAAATGGCGCTGCCCACACCGGTGACGACCAAAAGCATCATGACCGCCAGCGGATTGACGAGAAATCCGAAGTCAATGGTCAGCGTGTCAAGCCGTATCCATGTCAGGGACTGCTGGAATTCAACGGGGGGATGGGATTGGAATATTTGTGCCGCGACTAAAATCGTACAAACAAAAGAAATGAGGATGCCGGCAATGGCTAATAATGAACTCCATGTTTTAGAACGCAGGAAAAAAAGGGTAATGAGGACACAGGCGGTTAGCGGCGCAAAATACGCTATCCAAACCAAGGACGGGTCTACCATTTCATTTCCTTCAATTCATCGGCCTGGATCGTGGCAAGGCGGCGGTACATCAGGACAATGATGGCAAGCCCTATGGCGACTTCCGCGGCGGCGACAAGAATGACAAAAAAGACGATCAATTGTCCGGCATAATCCCCGTTGAATTTGGAAAAGGCGACAAAAACAAGGTTTGAAGCGGCCAAAAGAAGTTCCAGGGACAAGAGGACCTTGAGCACGTTGCGGCTTGTGATGACGCCCACAATACCGACGGAGAAGACAATGCCGCTCAAGAGGAGATAGTGTCCAAGCCCGATCATTGGTTCCCCGCTTCCTTGCCCGTATTGAATGCTCCCTGGGCCAATGAAACGATCCCGAAGATCGCGATCAGCAGAAGAAGCGATGTCAATTCAAAGGGAAGCAGATAATCCGTAAAGAGGACCCTGCCGATGGTTTCAATGGTCCCGCGGACCGAAGAAGGGCCCATGGTCTGGGCCGCGATGAAACTTTTGACGGCCAAAAAGAATGAGGAGGCGAACATGAGCCCGACAACCCCTCCAAGCAACCGAAAACGGCTTTGTTGGACCGATGTGATCGTGGCCGCGTTAAGGTTCAGGCACATGACCACAAACAGGAAGAAAACGAGGACCGCCCCCGCGTAGACCAATATCAGGATGATCCCGACAAAAAAGGCCTCTAAAAGGACAAAAAGAGAAGACAGGGCAAAGATGGCGACGACCAGGGCCAGGACATTGTAGAGGGGGTTTCGCGCCAGAATGACGGCAAGGCTTGCCAGGACCAAAACAGCCGCAAAGAGATAAAAGAAAAGGGCAGGCATATGCTCAATATAGAAATAACCGTCATATTGTCAAGAATATTGTGCTATTGTTGTATTTTTTCAGCGGATAGAGAGAAAATTTGTCATTCCCGAAAGTTTCTGTCGGGAATCCAGACAAGGAACCCCATGTATTGGATCCCTGACACAATTACAATTGCCATCAAAGGATCAGATGTTATAATGTGTGACAAAATGTGAGGAATATTATGACCAAAATTCCAGAAGTTTACACCGTCGCAGAAGTAGCGCGGGCTTTAAAACTTAATCCGTATACTATACGGCGTCTTGTGCGTGAAAAGAAAATCCCAGCCATCAAAATCGGCGGGCATTGGCGGTTTAGGAAGGGTGACATCAACCGTTTGCTGGCTAACCCCAGAAAAAGAAAGATGAAGCAATGAGTACAGATTTAACATTTTTTACTAATGAAAAGGGACGTACCCTTCTTGATCGATTTAAAATTACTTTGGCGAATAACACTAAGTTTTTTGATGTGTTGGTTGGATACTTCAGAACTAGCGGTTTTTATCACTTGTACCAGTCGCTTGAGAAAGTCGAAAAGATTCGGATTTTAGTCGGGATCAACGTAAATAAACAGACACACGATCTATTGATTGAGGCGAAAGAGCAGCAGTTGGCGCTCGCGTTTTCCCATAAAGAAACAAAGGACGCGTTTGCGGATGAAGTCGCCCGGGAAATGGAGGAGTCGGAAGATAATGCGGAAACAGAGATTGGCGTCCAGAAGTTCATTGAATTCATAAAAAATGGCAAGCTTGAA
This sequence is a window from Candidatus Omnitrophota bacterium. Protein-coding genes within it:
- the nuoK gene encoding NADH-quinone oxidoreductase subunit NuoK, with product MIGLGHYLLLSGIVFSVGIVGVITSRNVLKVLLSLELLLAASNLVFVAFSKFNGDYAGQLIVFFVILVAAAEVAIGLAIIVLMYRRLATIQADELKEMKW
- a CDS encoding NADH-quinone oxidoreductase subunit M gives rise to the protein MMVPDLSWILLLPLAGLGLLFMVGSDKTSSIRRISTAAVLLPFLLSVWVLAAYDHAAGGFQFVQKIPWVAPLGISYHVGVDGINSLLLLLLGVVSFAALLVSGSIKERVKEYYILLLITVIGTYGAFLSLDIFFFYFFHEVAAIPVFLMIAIWGSERREYAAMKLTLYLIAGATLALIGLIALYLATGLQTFDLVQIQQYLAANPLPISVQNWVFPLIVVGFGVTLTLWPFYTWAPVGYAEAPTAISMLHAGVLKKMGAYAIIRFAIQLMPEAAHTWMPVIAALAVVNILFCGLVALTQRDLKYILGYSSCSHMGYILLGLACFNVIGINGVVFLMFAHGIMAALAFALTGFIADQTRTRNLDEWGGLAKQMPFVATCFAMAALASAGVPGFANFVSEIMILLGAWDQYRLYTVLAVLGVVLTAIYMLKAIRLGFQGPLNPRCSKLLDAQTPLAKLPFALLLAVLILAGCFPSLILNHIDSSTKAIVESSRIKY
- the nuoL gene encoding NADH-quinone oxidoreductase subunit L, with protein sequence MVDPSLVWIAYFAPLTACVLITLFFLRSKTWSSLLAIAGILISFVCTILVAAQIFQSHPPVEFQQSLTWIRLDTLTIDFGFLVNPLAVMMLLVVTGVGSAIFIYSRGYMAEDPGSPRFFAFLSLFAFSMTGIVLANNLIQLFISWELVGLSSYLLIGFWYHKPSAADAGVKAFMVNRFADFGFLCGILLLWSISDIGHGRSFVFTDLARAVPHLDPHLLMVAALLLFCGVVGKSAQVPLHVWLPDAMEGPTPVSALIHAATMVAAGIYLLARTFFIFEPLTAALTVIAYVGGITALLAATLAIVENDIKRILAYSTLSQLGLMVMALGLSGPMQGMYHLTTHAFFKALLFLGAGSVLCALHHEQNIWNMRGLLAKMPITGVTFMIGTLALCGIFPLSGFWSKDEILALASQHNVLLYWMATVTSLLTAFYMGRLFWTAFWSKPFDVAQGKPAASDHAHESPAVMTYPLIFLAILSVVGGFIGIPNFLYPQEAHEGLNMRVALISSLVAVLGLGLSYMIYSKHPSRDPLETKLGSFYSVLKNKYYFDVVYGWYVDRVQQSFAVLLSWFEKTFIVGFGVHGLTAAAKAGGRTLRYLQTGLVQFYALIFVLGVIALFFALVIQL
- a CDS encoding helix-turn-helix domain-containing protein encodes the protein MTKIPEVYTVAEVARALKLNPYTIRRLVREKKIPAIKIGGHWRFRKGDINRLLANPRKRKMKQ
- a CDS encoding NADH-quinone oxidoreductase subunit J; this encodes MPALFFYLFAAVLVLASLAVILARNPLYNVLALVVAIFALSSLFVLLEAFFVGIILILVYAGAVLVFFLFVVMCLNLNAATITSVQQSRFRLLGGVVGLMFASSFFLAVKSFIAAQTMGPSSVRGTIETIGRVLFTDYLLPFELTSLLLLIAIFGIVSLAQGAFNTGKEAGNQ